The sequence below is a genomic window from Macadamia integrifolia cultivar HAES 741 chromosome 1, SCU_Mint_v3, whole genome shotgun sequence.
ACAAAGTCCAGCCAATACTAGCCTTTGCATTAATTAAGCCACCCACAGATGAGCATCCCAAGGTTAACACCACTCCAatagggcgtacccagtgcatgaggctcccaccactggaGTGTCtggggaggatcataatgtacacagaCTTACCCCCACTTTGCAGAGGGGCTGTTTCTTGTTTACACTACTTCGATAAATACCCATAAAACTTAAATAAGTGGTGCTTCAAGACACCTTTTGTCTAGTAAAATTAGCCAGCCTAAACCAACCACAAACTGTACTATGTTTacataacaacaacaaactcagccttatgccaactgaatggggttggccacatggatccgtgcaaaaacaaaaaaagaaatttgactataaaagaaaaatagcaCAACACCAgaaagtcaggaaaatctcgACCAAATGgtgtcagctacatggatcattcCCTCCAAACGGCTCTATcaaaggtcatacttgggacaagacctagactatgcatgtcactcctcactacttctcctatggtcgtTTTAGGCCtgtccctagctcttttagctcattcaatctgaatcaaatcgcTCCCCCTTATTGGAGCGTCCCTAGGCCTCCGTTTAATATGGTCATACAACATCAAACAACTTTCTAGGAGCTTACCATTGATCGAGGCAACTCCCGAATCAGCTCTAACATgctcattctttactttatccttcctatttttgctgcacatccatcttaacatcctcatttctgctacacatagcttatctatgtgacacttcttaactgccccaACATTTTTCCACATACATCATAGCCACTAgtacaacagtcctatagaattttcctttaagctttataGGAACACATCAGTCACATAATACTCCGTTCGCATCTCTCCACTTTATCCATCCCACTTTTGTTTGTGAAaaatcatcctctatgtcagcTTTATTTATAGATGACCCTAGACATCTAAAATAGTCTCTTTGCGGTATCtatctctcctcaattttcaccatatcatTACCCACCATAGTGTGACTAAATTTaccatatactccgtcttcaatCTGATTATCTTAAAAACCTTTTGTTTCTAAGCTTGATcgccataactccaacttagtgTTAATCCCTTTTTTTCTCATCCACCAACATGATATCGTTGGagaagagcatacaccatgaGACATCGTCTTCAATGCTCTtggtaatgtagaactaggattgacaagtcaacctagtcccaatgttgcagAATACTctgtaagaacttgagcagatcaataacactttgtatagttgagagaagaagaagatgaattaaggaagaggacctcttgtgcttcacaccgctgagagtcaattggatcaaacaccaattccatcagccttgatcaaacacaagacaaatctccatgtagaagacaatagcaacaaccattaattttttttatcaaaatcatctaggcctttaggagcctcctcttctttatttataatgttaatgaaggagggaattacaaaatagaaggttcctcaaaaaggaaaccaaatattctcctaatacaatagctactaaaaactgaaattagaaactaactgaaattagaaactagttgaaaaaggaaactaacaactaaggacttgactcaattaataacttNNNNNNNNNNNNNNNNNNNNNNNNNNNNNNNNNNNNNNNNNNNNNNNNNNNNNNNNNNNNNNNNNNNNNNNNNNNNNNNNNNNNNNNNNNNNNNNNNNNNNNNNNNNNNNNNNNNNNNNNNNNNNNNNNNNNNNNNNNNNNNNNNNNNNNNNNNNNNNNNNNNNNNNNNNNNNNNNNNNNNNNNNNNNNNNNNNNNNNNNNNNNNNNNNNNNNNNNNNNNNNNNNNNTTCCTAAtaaaaacaagcctattttggtaattaatctgcatcaactctcccggtcttaaaagaactcgactccgtcgagttaggtcgtgctcccaagattccCTTGTAAGTCGCtcgctgatgaggtggcacatatctcgaaACAGAAGGGAgcataactccaagaggagggagagtaggttaTGTGTCACCGGAGCAAGAGTCAGTCGatgacgtggcatgtctgataatgcatgtggcctcattaagtacatacgacctccttgcttcacctttatagtgttccgtgcgccatcatagagaatgcctgtatgtcgctgccaaggtcgccctagaagaatgtcgcagtgcgccaatgaggtgaccaagcaggtgacatggtactgtagtggcccaaactgtagatgtacgcgaacaactgcagtggcctcttctcgagctgtgggtccaaaacctcgcacgtgaatcttcttgaacagctgcttctgtggaaggttgtgtgctcgaacaaattcagcagatataaaatttgcttctgccccagtatcaacaattgcatgaacatcaatagggtcggagccgtgcaggagagtaccctcctgtctgaagagaggagctttatcaactagtctattcgaaaaggatgaaaggctagctgaatgagcttctacatcctcatcttcatcatcgacaatatcatcgtcctcgagcggataaggatataaatgagattcatcttcactcttctctgtcggctgcttctctgcaacgttcacagaacgagtcctgttgagacacttgttggaatagtgacccttctcgccacaactatggcatatgatattcttcaccccaacactatccttgttgaactctgaccttttctcttcaactctgcgagcttcaggcttcttttcctccatacgcggtggaggtctataaactgaagaagtcttgagcatacccttccaataaatggacttctcttcagctgtcttggcatgagctgttgccacatcaacagacctgaaatcagtgttagccaactcaagtcgaatctcagtacttaacccactgatatatcgcatcacccgttgctggtctgtttcctgaagccgacaccttgaagacagtttgtggaattcgagggtgtaagaatccacatctttgttcccttgttgcaagttaagtaatttatgaaacattaccttttcataattaaggggaacaaatttttcagtcaggatctgcttcatgacctcccaattgataacgggtccaagtcttctgacaaaccttgcatgtagtacatcatcccaccatgagcaggcatacccaataaacttggtgatgatgagttcacacttcttcatgtctggaagagacttatacgcaaaaattctctcaactttggtaagccagtcaagaaattcctcaggtcccttttcaccactgaactcgggaacctcaactttgatgccataatctctgtcagaaaattgccgggtaacatcctggggaacaactggatcagattgctgcctctgaggtgtgtcttcgatccgtaaagtgttgagctgagggggtaatgtagatgatccttcttcagctcgcttgtcggacctcctcataaaggcaatcatctcttccataaacttatcaaacttggcttcagtcctctcaagcctagcatcagtattctgttggttctcggctaactcacgatacaatttgtgcaactcagcattggtgatgtgacttgccatggttagaaaattgtaGGAAAATTTGCCATggatagggagtctaaccaagtctcaactgtagGATCTTTCTATCAAAAGAACCACTAGAATAGAACAACCATACAAATAGAtcagaaataatgaagaaatcagTTCTGGAAATTAGGCTGTCGATTCAAGAAGTGAAGGATTCTGTGACCAAAATATAATCAGATGTGAAGAGACATAACAGGTACTGATATGGAGTAAGAACAGGTCATAAATCATGAATAAACACCATAGGAAACCAAGGAAATTAGAGTCAGTCTATTGATTTCAAATATGGGTAGAATAggtcactagaagacaaaatttgggagatttctaatatctctTGAACACTTTGAAAGAAAAGGTTCCCCTTTGGGTCGAGTTCCCCCTTAGGTAGGGCCTAACTTCGATCCAAAAATCAGCCAAAACTGATGGTTGGTTAGGTCTGggcaggttctgaaaattgctaacagaatatgcaattttctgggcagaactgagaaggaaactcaatttaatacctgtaagaaCGTGAGCAGATCAgtaacactttgtgtagttgagagaaaaagaagatgagttaaggaagaggacctcttgtgcttcaccccgctgagagtcaattggatcacacaccaattccatcagccttgatcaaacataagacaaatctccatgtagaagacaatagcaacaaccattaatttttttatcaaaatcatctaggcctttaggagcctcctcttctttatttataatgttaatgaaggagagaattacaaaatagaaggttcctcaaaaaggaaaccaaatattctcctaatacaatagctactaaaaactgaaattagaaactagttgaaaaaggaaactaactactgaggacttgactcaattaataacttgactcataaggaaacaaatataattcaaatcaagcccaactagaaaggaaattaatgaaaatggaaactaactagtaatcccgtactcaatcttagagccccctttttagacccataaaagtggtctattacactcaaaacacatgggatcaaaagcctaacatgtatggaacccaaccctaggcttattcctaataaaaacaagcctattttggtaattaatctgcatcagccACATTCATATCTTTTGAGTGTCATCTGAGTGTCATTCAACCAAATAGCACACTTATCAGCCGTTTCAAATTTAAGAATACTACAAAGGCACTTTTGGAACTATGAAAAACACATTAAAGAAACCAGGTTCATCCATAGATTACTTACATTTTGTCTACTACACAATCACTTTCATGCTCCTAATAACATGTCGTAAAAATAAGAGAAGGATATAAAAATTCCATCTATCAATCGTTTCCCACATGACTTCCAAGCATTATAAACGGAAATTCTCGATAAATCACAAAAAGCATAAACCAAATTCAAGTTATCAAATTTCAAGCAAATAAGCATTTATTCGTCGAGAATAACAGCAAACAAGTGAAAGATGGGATTTTTTATCACTTACTCAGGGCAAGCATCAAGCAAAAGCTCAACAGAATCATCCAACGGGTGACCAAgctttttctcctcttcctcctcaagCTCCTTCAACCAGAGAATCGCATGGACCCTCTGCCTCATTATACGGTAATCCTTCGCCAATCTCTCAATAGTATACACATCGGGGTTCTCCTTGTGCAATCGATACATCTCAGCCTTCTCAGAGTCCTTCAGATAGGAACCCCTAGAGCCGGGCTCTCTCACCTGCTTCAACAAAACACTCATCTCGTTCATCCTCTCGCCCCATCCATCAACAAACTCTCTACTCCTTCTGTTCTCTTTCTCCAACTCTGCCACCTCATCAATGTCCTCCGAAGACATAGACGGCGACATCGGCACAACCTCCGCTTTCCCCGGAGAAACCTGCCGGCCGATGGCTTCACCATCGAAGTGCTCTTTGGTCAGACCAGTAGACCACGACGACACAGAGTCCCAACTTAAATCGGAGCTCTCGTTGGATTCTGTTGACGAACCAGtgttcttccattctttagACCATGCATCTTCTTCGTTTCCACCATTGTCAGATTTCGAAAAGTAGGACTTCAAGCTCGTAATTCTCAACGATTCAAGAGGATTTAAAGCGATTCTTACATCTCCAATTGTGGCTTCTCGGAAGGATCTTGAGATTGCAGGAGAAACAGAGAGTCGCGAGAAGATACGAAGTAGACTGTGCATCTTTACATGCCTGTAACGAAGCTTCAGCTTCTTCTATGGCTTACCTCCACCTGCTGCTACTAACAAAtgttagggttttaggcttttaggCTTTAACGATGGAAATGGGCCGGGCCTTAAGGAATTAGATTGACCTGAAGCCCGATTCTGAGATAGTGGACTTCATAAATATTCAGTTTAAaatcccagaaaaaaaaaaaaaaaacaatgagggcccatttggtatcgttctaaaaaaacgtttctggagttttttcattctattggaacgaaaaaacggaatcttctgtttgatgcacttatggtccgtttctatttttttggaacaaaaagtgaaaaaaaaaNNNNNNNNNNNNNNNNNNNNNNNNNNNNNNNNNNNNNNNNNNNNNNNNNNNNNNNNNNNNNNNNNNNNNNNNNNNNNNNNNNNNNNNNNNNNNNNNNNNNggattttacatttatgggacaactacagaccttgaattcttagtacgataccctcaatttagtgtttatgcataatacatgttatcaatagctttttttaacaaattctttatgcaaaagtgtttaaaaaaatgtttcctatccatttatgtgtgtatctttagcgtatcttagtgtatctctgatacgatacgatacctttcgatacgtattttaattttgactaccgatacgacgatcgataccgatactttaatccttgatcacGAGGCTCAGAAAAATTTTGCCCAAAAATAATTGACTTAAAGTGTGTGCACACCACACCACACACATTGAAGTTCAACAAAGATGAATGGTCTACTATGGAGTctacttatttatttgttatttcccaaagaaaagaaggaaggtaTTTACCAGTTAAGGTCAGCTGGaaaaagacaggttttgcccaaGTCAATTATTTCCTCTGCTATAGATGAATTTCAAATTATCACATTGGAAACTCAGAAATCATCCACCAGCAaggtcttttatgtttatgccTATCACTGAAGAACTCAAGATGCCCATCAGCCTTGATGCCtatccatggatttaggggatggattCGGTATCGGTATCCATGGATATTGGTCTAGATTGGATAGGATTAACGGATATTGGTCAGTTTTACCCTTgctttttaaaaatatatttttttttattcttttacccCTATAACCATACGGATAATCAATTCGATTCAATCAAGAATTGAACATCGATCTCAActaataccaatatgatacgGCCACTACGATCAATACAAAACCAATATATCTCACTGCCAGTGATCCAATTCCAGCCGATCCTAATTGCCTACCTTTGAATTAGAATTGGGTCGGGCAGGTCTAGTGTGTcaccaaagagaaaagaagaaaacggTTGTTGCTGGATTTACTATTTACTGATTTGGTTTATATTTAATAAATCTTTCATGAAAAAATGTGTCTTTCCTTCAATCATTTGATTCATGTGGCTAAGGATGTTCATGAGCCCTATACTTCTCATACGAATTAAACAAGtaaatgataaataaaatatggggaaaagaatgctTTTTGATGGCGCAGCTCTTACGTCAATATGAAAGCCAATGAAAAAGCACACATGGGCATAAATAGGGGGTGGGTTTGTAGGTTTTCGAGGGATGAGGGTGTCATTTCGCCACCATACGTGTTTGTGTGCAGGAGCAACATGACGAGAATTTTGTTTCCCCATAAAATATATGAGGAAGTATCATATCACTATAAGACTCTAACAATAAAAATAACGCTCaaaaccttattccaacttaatgagATCGGTTATATGGAGATTCTAAACAAGGATGAGTGCGagaatccatgcaaaaagattgacgggttatgactaattataataagtgctgACTATCAACCTGACACACCATTACAAATCAGTCACACAGGCTTATATATCACTATAAGACTCCCTCTCATAAAAATGAGACAATACTCCTTAATCCTATATTTACATTATGACACTTGTCTAAAGGATTGGTAGATTTTAGCCTATGGGACCAACTGATGATCCTTGCAACGAAGAAGTTACTCCGCTTTGGATGGTCATTCGTGAAAAGGGCTATTTTATGTTAACATGGAGGCGCAATATTACTCCACACATAGTTTGTGAAAACATATTAAatcatcttttcatttttttttttttaatcattataaacttgttttaccttttatttcgaaagataaaagaaaagctATAAATGGCtaatttatttatgggaaaaggttgggtatgccgttgatatcaagtatgctagcacccattgtatctatctctctcttctctttttctgaaatgatcatcatatccttcctgaatgatactccatcatgttttcctattggtgctatccgctagcatacttgatatcggcggcatacctatccttcCTGAACTGAAGTTGAATGATATGTCTGATAATATATATGCATAAAtgttgtagttgttttgaacattagatgcatatattcatgtaataattcttcAATTTATGTGAGTATATTATAATgttttttatctcttttctttttatttttaatttacacATTTAAAAATTATACTGTccgtttttcatttttttccgcTCTCTTTTTATACCCTTTTTTACCGTATCATTTGAAGTTTTTCACTGTTCAAAACCCATACCATTTGTTTATGTTATTATGTCATTCTTGCTTTTGCTAACTATAGTCCCACATCAAAGAGGTTGAAGAAAGTCATACTCACGCTCGGCTTGGTGGTTTGGGCATGTTCGTTTAAGAGCATTCTAAGATTTGGTTAGTAGATCAAATCCTCCCAAGTGCATTGATGCATGGTTTGCATCCTAGTTAATCCCCTTTTTTatcgtttaaaacacgttttcttttatgcttcccaaagatatgggaaaaaaaatggcaaacgACAAGCGTTCCTAtcctaaacacgtttaaaatgaGTTTAAAATACAATTCTgggtttttttaaaaaaatttcttttttccttaagaCTTTTGACTTGTAAAACATAATGGCTATTTAACTGATAATATCTTTCTCTCTCGAATTTTGATCTACCTGATTTTTTCACCAACATGAAGCTAACTCAAATGACTACATTTTTCATGATAACACCTTCAACTAAAATTCAATGTACAAACCTCAAAATTGAGCTAGAAACTAATGCATTtgctgaattttttattttttttttaatgattactCTCAACTCCAACTGAACATGCATAACTCCAGCCTTCATGAGTGGGTTAACTATTTCAACAACAATGAATAACATCATAGCCAAACCCCATTGCTAAACAagactttgaatttttttttttaatgaatttagaattgatgtTAGATGATATGTCTTAGAACTTATAATGAAtcatggaatatatatatatatatgcataatGTTAGATATTAtaattgttttgaacattagatgcaagtattTATCTAATAATCCTTTAATGTAaatatattatcattttttttttaaatctacaAGTTTAAAATTCATACcttccttttccattttttaccaatctctgtttttttttagacAGTCTTTTTACCATTGTCTGGCTCCAATTGTTGCCAAAAGGGTTACTCAGATCAGAAGCCTTGTTGAGCtgatttcttgtttcttttattgCTGATACAATGCattatttcccccccccccttttacccTAATTAGTGCATGTTGGAACATTCCATTTTGTGATTCTCTTCATGCTGCTAATATCAATTTCTTGATCCTTATTTTAATAGTGcacctagaatccttcaaattAATGTGCCTGATGTCATGTTGAGGCTGATGCCTCATTCAAGCCTGGCTTGATGTGAACCCAACATTTATATTTGATTGGAGGAGTTTAAAAACTGTAAGACCAAGTTTTCCTTAAACCATGGTGAAGGAGAAATTCTTTCACCGGTGGCCATTATAGCATCGGATGGATACCAACAGATGCTAGGCTCTGTTTATTTCTAGTACTCCAAcgtgaaaatgatttttctgtCATCTCATATGTGATATCTTTTTGTTTGATCGCAGCACATTAATGTGTTCCTCTTAGTCCTCTATACTTCTTTCTCATAAAACTTTGGATGGGGAACCTAAAGGGATGACCATTTCGATGACTACTATGTATGACGTATCCCACTAATTAATAGGGAAGAAAGCCAAGTATATCGATTGCATTACTAGTAAATTATAGAAACGTAACCCTTAAACGATGTagaaaataatgggaaaaacaataacaaacaatcacacaataaaTTAAGATTTACATGGTTCGACTAGATTTGTCCATGCACCTCTctcaaatatatagcgaaaccTTAATACCAAAAGGTACAAAATTGCCCTAAGAAAGAAACTGCACTTTGGATAAAATTAcgatgaaatacaagacatcatatccTAACATAAACAatttctaagaaaaagaaaaaagaagaagaagaagcattttCAATAATAACCCATGTGGCATAGCAtagagcatatatatatatatatatatatatatagatacatGCAACACCAATCTATCTTCATTTCAAGCTTCAAACATTGGTGCAATTTCTCTTCATCCATGAATTGGAAGGTTGTATCACTCTCCTACTGAATCTGCCAAACAACTTCACTCCCAAGCGGATTGTAAACCTCACAACCAAGCGGATTGTGCCCCCCAACAGAAGAAAGCTCATTAACCCAATCCATAACACAATTAAAAGTGTAAAAAGGTTAAAGGATACACCATTGCCAGGGGAAGAATCAGAGGGTGCTCTAGAGGGTGTTGGGGGCCCTGGGGCAACACTCTTATCTTGGGGTT
It includes:
- the LOC122079735 gene encoding protein GAMETE CELL DEFECTIVE 1, mitochondrial-like (The sequence of the model RefSeq protein was modified relative to this genomic sequence to represent the inferred CDS: added 407 bases not found in genome assembly); the protein is MHSLLRIFSRLSVSPAISRSFREATIGDVRIALNPLESLRITSLKSYFSKSDNGGNEEDAWSKEWKNTGSSTESNESSDLSWDSVSSWSTGLTKEHFDGEAIGRQVSPGKAEVVPMSPSMSSEDIDEVAELEKENRRSREFVDGWGERMNEMSVLLKQVREPGSRGSYLKDSEKAEMYRLHKENPDVYTIERLAKDYRIMRQRVHAILWLKELEEEEEKKLGHPLDDSVELLLDACPEFFKSHDMEFHVASLPYKPDFKVMPEGWDGTAKDPDEVHYEISMKEDEMLYQEFVQKLNFNKKKVAGEVKCHKYSRRRPSEGWNFTVEKLGPRGKRGGGGGWKFVSLPDGSSRPLNEMEKMYVKRETVRRRRKILP